A single region of the Pontibacter kalidii genome encodes:
- a CDS encoding endonuclease/exonuclease/phosphatase family protein has protein sequence MIAQSYTMRHGIKTLFLFFTILTLTGCAKLPITSKNGKLHTIAFYNTEKLFDTKDDPKTNDDPFTPDGEMQWTQERYALKLNNIATVIAGIGGGNGPAIIGLGEVENRQVLDDLLASPPLRKLGYNVIHQDMADEQGLDIALLYKPRFFKPSSTQYIKIDFKEKGYTSRDILQVKGELQGELVTIYVNHWPPRSRTRRGRQDESRLQAAAATLRQEIDKQQKADPNAKIIVMGDFDAEPRSSVLQQTLKATGRPNPAYSEELFNTHYISFVNGLGSYVYRGDFQMMDQVMVSKSFIDPKEGLEYVRGSAKIYDPVTIKYTLGKFKEAPRSTYSGTVYLGGYSDHFPVFIQVRRVK, from the coding sequence ATGATAGCACAAAGTTACACGATGCGCCACGGAATTAAAACCCTCTTTCTCTTTTTTACCATCCTCACCCTTACCGGATGTGCCAAACTGCCGATCACCTCTAAAAATGGGAAGTTACATACCATAGCCTTCTATAACACAGAGAAGCTTTTCGACACCAAAGATGACCCTAAAACCAATGATGATCCCTTTACCCCTGACGGGGAGATGCAGTGGACACAGGAACGCTATGCGCTAAAGCTAAACAACATTGCCACTGTGATTGCAGGAATCGGCGGCGGCAATGGTCCTGCCATCATAGGCCTGGGCGAGGTAGAGAACCGCCAGGTGCTCGACGACCTGCTGGCCTCTCCCCCTCTCCGCAAGCTCGGTTACAATGTCATCCACCAGGATATGGCTGATGAACAGGGCCTGGACATCGCGCTGCTTTACAAGCCCCGCTTTTTTAAACCCTCCTCCACACAGTACATCAAGATTGACTTTAAAGAGAAGGGGTATACTTCCAGAGATATTCTGCAGGTGAAGGGGGAACTGCAGGGAGAGCTGGTGACCATTTACGTGAACCACTGGCCTCCGCGCAGCCGCACACGGCGGGGAAGACAGGATGAAAGCCGCTTGCAGGCAGCCGCTGCCACCCTGCGCCAGGAGATTGATAAGCAGCAGAAGGCCGACCCTAACGCAAAGATCATCGTGATGGGAGACTTTGATGCGGAGCCGCGCTCCAGTGTACTACAGCAGACGCTGAAAGCCACCGGCCGCCCTAACCCGGCCTACAGCGAGGAACTGTTTAACACCCACTACATCTCCTTTGTAAACGGCTTGGGCAGCTATGTCTACCGGGGCGACTTCCAGATGATGGACCAGGTGATGGTCTCCAAATCCTTTATTGACCCGAAGGAAGGCCTGGAATATGTGCGGGGCTCTGCCAAGATCTATGACCCGGTGACGATCAAGTACACGTTGGGCAAGTTTAAGGAGGCCCCTAGAAGCACTTACAGCGGCACCGTATACTTAGGCGGCTACTCCGATCACTTCCCGGTGTTCATTCAGGTTCGCCGGGTCAAGTAG
- the dnaN gene encoding DNA polymerase III subunit beta: MKFIVSSSALLKQLSSINGVVTNNPVVPILENFLFEINNSKLTITASDLETSMITELPVEAKENGRIAAPAKILLETLKNLPDQPVTFTIDEETYTIEISSANGRYKLSGENATDFPRVPSVQGGNSIEIPSNVLARAINKTIFAVSNDELRPAMTGIFVQLRSENVTFVATDGHRLLRYRRTDVGTAQEASIIVPRKAFTLLKSTLPSEATAVRMEFNQSNAFFSFDNIRMICRLIDERYPDYENVIPVQNPNKLVIERADLLSSVKRISIYSNKTTHQIRLKLSGSELQVSAEDLDFSNEASERLTCQYDGEDMEIGFNAKFLMEMLNNIDSDEITFELSTPNRAGLLMPIVNEEAEDVLMLVMPVMLNNYV, from the coding sequence ATGAAATTCATCGTCTCTTCCTCTGCTCTTTTGAAGCAGCTATCCAGCATAAATGGTGTGGTAACCAATAATCCGGTTGTACCTATCCTTGAGAATTTCCTCTTCGAGATCAACAACAGCAAGCTCACCATCACAGCCAGCGATCTGGAAACATCCATGATTACCGAACTGCCGGTGGAGGCGAAGGAGAACGGCCGTATCGCCGCTCCCGCTAAGATCCTGCTGGAGACGCTGAAGAACCTACCGGACCAGCCGGTCACCTTCACGATAGACGAGGAGACGTATACCATCGAGATTAGCTCGGCCAATGGCCGATACAAGCTGTCGGGCGAGAACGCTACGGATTTCCCGCGGGTACCTTCCGTGCAGGGCGGCAACTCCATAGAGATTCCGTCTAACGTGCTGGCAAGAGCCATCAATAAAACCATCTTCGCGGTAAGCAACGATGAGCTTCGCCCGGCCATGACGGGTATCTTCGTGCAGTTGCGCTCAGAGAACGTAACCTTTGTAGCCACAGACGGTCACCGCCTGCTGCGTTACCGCCGTACGGACGTAGGAACTGCCCAGGAGGCTTCTATCATCGTGCCGCGCAAGGCTTTCACGCTGCTGAAGTCTACGCTGCCTTCTGAGGCCACGGCCGTGCGTATGGAGTTCAACCAGTCCAACGCCTTCTTCAGCTTCGACAACATCCGCATGATCTGCCGTCTGATCGACGAGCGTTACCCGGACTATGAGAATGTGATTCCGGTGCAGAATCCGAATAAACTGGTGATTGAGCGTGCGGATCTGCTGAGCTCTGTGAAGCGTATTTCCATCTACTCAAACAAAACCACGCACCAGATACGCTTGAAACTTTCAGGCTCCGAGCTGCAGGTATCAGCCGAGGACCTGGACTTCTCCAACGAGGCAAGCGAGCGACTGACCTGCCAGTATGATGGCGAGGACATGGAGATCGGTTTCAACGCCAAGTTCCTGATGGAGATGCTCAACAACATTGATTCTGATGAGATCACTTTCGAGCTGTCTACCCCGAACCGTGCCGGTCTGCTGATGCCGATCGTGAATGAGGAGGCCGAGGATGTGCTGATGCTGGTGATGCCGGTGATGCTGAACAACTACGTATAG
- the gldG gene encoding gliding motility-associated ABC transporter substrate-binding protein GldG — protein sequence MVTEQSKSKRGSDILVFLASVAGIILLNILAANYFFRLDLTEDKRYTIAPVTKQMLGNLQQEVVVDVYLEGDFPAGFKRLQQSVRETLDEFRIYAGGNLRYNFIDPTEITDEQQRNEFYTSLAQKGIMPTNLRATEDGKQVERLVFPGAVVRYNGKETAVNLLKGNLAASSDERLNQSVEGVEYEMATAIRKLAFQGGKIIGYIEGHGELEQQQVADLVGSLGEFYRVARGELAQLPMASLEKLDLIIVAKPVSAFSEADKYKIDQFIMKGGKAVFFVDPMNANMDSVGAGGMFALPYNLNLDDLLFRYGVRLNPNLIMDLNSGFIPLVTGYMGDKPQTEMVNWRFFPLLNNFAKHPITRNLDAVYSKFVSTMDTVKADGIRKTPLVYTSTYSRIMEAPVPLTLEEARMEVNPQQYQAGQQPVGYLLEGKFTSLFRNRRAPEGVDNTKVQEQGVETKIAVFSDGDLVRNDVNPRTGQAYELGFDRFNNMTFANKELALNTIHYLLDAEGLINVRSKEIALRPLDKVRVREEKTYWQLLNLVAPIVLLGLFGVARYYLRKRKYERF from the coding sequence ATGGTAACCGAGCAGAGCAAGAGCAAACGCGGCAGCGATATTTTAGTTTTCCTGGCCTCGGTGGCGGGCATTATATTGCTGAACATACTGGCGGCAAATTACTTTTTCCGCCTCGACCTGACGGAGGATAAACGCTATACCATTGCCCCGGTTACCAAGCAGATGCTGGGCAACCTGCAGCAGGAGGTAGTGGTGGATGTATACCTGGAGGGCGATTTCCCGGCGGGCTTTAAACGGCTGCAGCAGTCGGTGCGCGAGACGCTGGACGAGTTCCGCATTTACGCTGGCGGTAACCTGCGCTACAACTTCATTGACCCGACCGAGATTACGGACGAGCAGCAGCGGAATGAGTTTTATACTTCGCTGGCGCAAAAAGGCATCATGCCCACCAACCTGCGGGCTACCGAGGATGGCAAGCAGGTGGAGCGGCTGGTGTTCCCGGGGGCAGTGGTGAGGTATAACGGCAAAGAAACGGCGGTGAACCTGCTGAAGGGTAACCTGGCTGCCTCTTCGGATGAGCGCCTGAACCAATCGGTGGAGGGCGTGGAGTATGAAATGGCCACGGCAATCCGTAAGCTGGCTTTCCAGGGCGGCAAGATCATTGGCTATATCGAAGGGCATGGGGAGCTGGAGCAGCAGCAGGTGGCAGATCTGGTGGGATCACTGGGGGAGTTCTACCGCGTGGCCCGGGGCGAGCTGGCCCAGTTACCGATGGCCTCGTTGGAGAAGCTTGATCTGATCATCGTGGCCAAGCCGGTAAGCGCTTTTTCGGAGGCGGACAAGTATAAAATCGACCAGTTCATCATGAAAGGCGGCAAAGCGGTGTTCTTCGTGGACCCGATGAATGCCAACATGGACAGCGTGGGGGCAGGGGGAATGTTTGCACTGCCCTATAACCTGAACCTCGACGACCTGCTGTTCCGCTACGGCGTGCGCCTCAATCCAAACCTGATCATGGACCTGAACTCAGGCTTTATACCGCTGGTAACGGGCTACATGGGCGACAAGCCGCAGACGGAGATGGTGAACTGGCGCTTTTTTCCGCTGCTGAACAATTTTGCCAAGCACCCCATCACGCGTAACCTGGATGCTGTTTATTCCAAGTTTGTGAGCACCATGGATACCGTGAAAGCAGATGGGATCCGTAAAACGCCGCTAGTGTATACGTCTACCTATTCCCGCATCATGGAGGCACCGGTGCCCCTGACGCTGGAAGAGGCCCGTATGGAGGTGAACCCGCAGCAGTACCAGGCAGGGCAGCAGCCGGTGGGCTATCTTTTGGAGGGCAAGTTTACCTCGCTTTTCCGAAACCGCAGGGCACCTGAGGGCGTGGACAATACCAAGGTGCAGGAGCAGGGCGTGGAGACCAAAATCGCTGTTTTCTCGGATGGCGACCTGGTACGAAACGATGTGAACCCGCGAACCGGTCAGGCCTATGAACTGGGCTTCGACAGGTTTAACAACATGACCTTTGCCAACAAGGAACTGGCCCTGAACACCATCCATTACCTGCTGGATGCAGAAGGGCTGATAAATGTGCGCAGTAAGGAGATTGCCCTGCGGCCGCTGGATAAAGTGCGCGTACGGGAAGAGAAAACCTATTGGCAGCTGCTGAACCTGGTGGCCCCGATCGTGCTGCTGGGGCTGTTTGGCGTGGCACGTTACTACCTGCGCAAGCGTAAGTATGAACGCTTTTAA
- the gldF gene encoding gliding motility-associated ABC transporter permease subunit GldF: protein MFAILKKEFNGFLNSLIAYIVIAVFLVAIGMFMWVFPESSVLEYGFADMQTLFYMAPFVFLFLIPAITMRTFAEEKREGTIELLLTKPITDLELILGKYFAALLLALFALLPTLLYYYSVYELGSPQGNVDSAAVVGSYLGLIFLAGVFAAIGVFASSISDNQITSFVIAVFLCYIIYTGFDLIASIPVWGGYSYFISQLGISYHYTAISKGLVDSRDVLYFLSVIAIMILATKLVLRSRKW from the coding sequence ATGTTCGCAATCTTAAAGAAAGAGTTCAACGGCTTCCTTAACTCGCTCATCGCCTATATTGTGATAGCGGTGTTTCTGGTGGCTATTGGTATGTTTATGTGGGTGTTTCCGGAGAGCAGCGTGCTGGAGTACGGCTTTGCCGACATGCAGACGCTCTTTTACATGGCACCCTTTGTGTTCCTGTTCCTGATCCCGGCCATTACCATGCGCACCTTTGCTGAGGAGAAGCGGGAGGGAACCATCGAGCTGCTGCTCACCAAACCCATCACCGATCTGGAGCTTATCCTTGGCAAATACTTTGCGGCGCTGCTGCTGGCACTTTTCGCGCTGCTGCCTACGCTGCTCTACTATTACTCGGTATACGAGTTGGGCAGTCCCCAAGGCAACGTAGATTCCGCCGCTGTAGTGGGCTCTTACTTAGGCCTGATTTTTTTAGCCGGTGTTTTTGCCGCCATCGGAGTGTTTGCCTCGTCCATTTCCGATAACCAGATCACTTCGTTTGTGATAGCCGTTTTTCTGTGTTACATCATCTACACCGGCTTTGATTTGATCGCCTCCATACCTGTGTGGGGCGGCTATAGTTACTTTATCAGCCAGCTCGGCATCTCGTATCACTACACGGCCATCAGCAAAGGATTGGTCGATTCGCGGGATGTGTTGTACTTTCTGAGCGTGATCGCTATCATGATACTGGCCACCAAACTCGTGTTGAGGAGCAGAAAATGGTAA
- the gldA gene encoding gliding motility-associated ABC transporter ATP-binding subunit GldA: protein MSVEVKNLTKIFGPQRAVDDISFTVEQGQILGFLGPNGAGKSTTMKIATCYLPPSVGTVVVAGHDVVQDPMAVRRNVGYLPEHNPLYLDMYVHEYLAFVASVYGLKGKYGKARVQEMVELCGLTLEQGKKIGALSKGYRQRVGLAQALVHDPQVLILDEPTTGLDPNQIVEIRALIRQIGQNKTVIFSTHIMQEVTAICDRVVIINRGKLVANSDVASLQAGGKNEKVTLVEFEAPVEVEALQSIPGVERVELAHNHTYRITSSKEADVRSNVFRLAAERNWPLVGLRQEESSLEQVFQQLTKNE, encoded by the coding sequence TTGTCAGTCGAAGTAAAGAACTTAACAAAAATATTCGGTCCGCAACGAGCCGTGGATGACATTTCTTTTACGGTGGAGCAGGGGCAGATCCTGGGTTTTCTGGGGCCGAACGGCGCCGGCAAATCCACGACCATGAAAATCGCCACCTGCTATTTACCCCCTTCTGTCGGTACGGTGGTAGTAGCAGGCCACGACGTCGTGCAGGACCCGATGGCCGTTCGCCGCAACGTAGGTTACCTGCCCGAACACAACCCGCTCTACCTGGATATGTATGTGCACGAGTACCTGGCTTTTGTGGCTTCTGTATATGGCCTGAAGGGAAAGTATGGCAAAGCGCGTGTGCAGGAGATGGTGGAGCTGTGCGGGCTAACACTGGAGCAGGGTAAGAAGATCGGCGCTTTATCCAAAGGCTACCGCCAACGGGTGGGGCTGGCGCAGGCACTGGTGCACGACCCGCAGGTGCTGATACTGGATGAGCCCACCACCGGCCTCGATCCGAACCAGATCGTGGAAATACGAGCCCTTATCCGGCAGATCGGGCAGAACAAAACCGTTATTTTCTCTACCCACATCATGCAGGAGGTAACCGCCATCTGCGACCGCGTGGTGATCATCAACAGGGGGAAATTGGTGGCCAACAGCGATGTGGCAAGTCTCCAGGCTGGCGGTAAAAATGAGAAGGTAACGCTGGTGGAGTTTGAGGCTCCTGTAGAGGTGGAGGCGCTTCAAAGTATACCTGGTGTGGAGCGCGTGGAACTGGCGCATAATCATACTTACCGCATCACTTCCAGCAAGGAGGCGGATGTACGTTCCAACGTATTCCGCCTTGCTGCCGAGCGCAACTGGCCACTGGTGGGGCTCAGGCAGGAGGAAAGCTCCCTGGAACAGGTATTCCAGCAACTCACAAAGAATGAATAA
- a CDS encoding SDR family oxidoreductase: MNLEGKVAVVTGVSKGIGLATVKSLLDKGAIVAGWGRTAPELQHANFYFFECDVRYNDSVQTAFDQTIAHLGTHVQVLINNAGLGLSGLFEDMSLDDWHLMFETNVNGIFYCTRLVLPGMKELEEGHIINISSIAGTTGIEQMAGYCGTKHAVRGISHSLYKEVRNYGVKVTCIYPGSVQTNFFDNIDSVTVTENMMRPEDIASTIMHALESHPNYHHVDIEVRPLMPKGKQQKG; encoded by the coding sequence ATGAATCTAGAGGGAAAAGTAGCGGTGGTGACCGGCGTTAGCAAGGGCATTGGTCTGGCTACCGTGAAGTCGCTGCTCGATAAAGGCGCTATTGTGGCGGGCTGGGGACGCACTGCTCCTGAGCTGCAGCACGCTAACTTTTATTTCTTTGAGTGCGATGTGCGCTATAACGATTCAGTTCAGACTGCTTTCGACCAGACCATCGCGCATTTGGGCACACACGTACAGGTACTGATAAATAATGCCGGCCTGGGGCTGTCTGGCTTGTTTGAGGACATGAGCCTGGATGATTGGCACCTGATGTTTGAGACGAATGTGAACGGTATTTTCTACTGCACACGCCTGGTGCTGCCGGGCATGAAGGAACTGGAGGAAGGCCATATCATCAACATATCCTCCATTGCCGGCACTACAGGTATAGAGCAGATGGCGGGCTATTGCGGTACCAAGCACGCGGTGCGCGGCATCTCGCACTCGCTGTATAAGGAGGTGCGTAACTATGGCGTGAAAGTAACCTGCATCTACCCCGGCTCTGTGCAGACTAACTTTTTCGACAACATCGACAGCGTAACGGTGACGGAGAATATGATGCGGCCAGAGGATATTGCTTCTACCATTATGCACGCGCTCGAATCGCACCCAAACTACCACCACGTAGATATTGAGGTGCGGCCACTCATGCCGAAAGGAAAACAACAGAAGGGGTAA
- a CDS encoding SDR family oxidoreductase, with the protein MHRYILVTGGTKGIGRAIIEQFAKEGFHIITCSRNEKELQKLKLEIEQNYTFSKVFYHEADLSDRDAMKRFIKYVQGLNVQVDVLVNNSGLFIPGKITEEDDEALPFMINTNLYSAYYITKAFVQDMISRRAGHIFNMCSTASIMAYTNGGAYSISKFAMYGMSKVLREELKEHNVRVTSILPGATLTASWEGVDLPPERFVKPEDVAMAVWGAYTLSENSVVEELLIRPQLGDL; encoded by the coding sequence ATGCATCGATATATTTTGGTAACAGGGGGGACAAAGGGCATCGGGAGAGCCATCATTGAGCAATTCGCCAAAGAGGGCTTCCACATCATCACCTGTTCACGAAACGAAAAGGAACTTCAGAAGCTGAAGCTGGAGATAGAGCAGAACTACACGTTCTCGAAGGTGTTTTACCATGAGGCCGACCTGAGCGACCGCGACGCCATGAAGCGTTTTATCAAGTATGTGCAGGGCCTTAATGTGCAGGTAGACGTGCTGGTGAACAACAGCGGCCTTTTTATACCCGGTAAAATAACAGAGGAGGACGATGAGGCGCTCCCGTTCATGATCAACACCAACCTTTACAGTGCCTATTACATCACGAAAGCGTTCGTGCAGGATATGATCTCGCGCCGCGCCGGCCATATCTTTAACATGTGCTCCACGGCAAGTATAATGGCATACACCAACGGTGGGGCTTACAGCATCTCTAAGTTTGCCATGTATGGCATGAGCAAGGTGCTGCGCGAGGAGCTGAAGGAGCACAATGTACGTGTCACGTCCATACTTCCGGGAGCCACGCTGACCGCCAGTTGGGAGGGAGTGGACCTGCCGCCCGAGCGTTTCGTGAAGCCGGAGGATGTAGCGATGGCTGTTTGGGGCGCTTATACGTTATCAGAAAACAGTGTGGTGGAAGAACTGCTCATCCGTCCGCAGCTGGGAGACTTGTGA
- a CDS encoding MlaE family ABC transporter permease gives MLQNFGKYLLFLKSLVTRGEPLKIIFKRTIDEAILIGINSIFIVALVSTFIGAVSTVQVSYNMVNALIPRSTIGFIVREMVILELAPTITSIVLAGKVGSSIAGGLGTMKISEQVDALEVMGINSTSYLVLPKILAALLVFPMLVIIAMFLGLFGGYIAGTVTGELTAQEYISGIRIDFIPYNVVFALIKSFIFAFLISSISSFKGYYTTGGALEVGAAGTSAVTNSVIAVLIADFISAQLLL, from the coding sequence ATGTTGCAGAATTTCGGAAAGTACCTTCTGTTCCTGAAGAGCCTCGTCACCCGGGGAGAGCCGCTGAAGATCATATTTAAACGTACCATAGATGAGGCTATCCTCATCGGAATTAACTCTATCTTCATTGTGGCCCTGGTATCAACGTTTATAGGCGCGGTGTCTACGGTGCAGGTATCTTATAACATGGTAAATGCCCTGATCCCCCGCTCCACCATAGGCTTTATCGTGCGGGAGATGGTGATTCTGGAGCTGGCCCCCACCATTACCTCTATCGTGCTGGCCGGCAAGGTAGGCTCCAGTATAGCGGGCGGGCTCGGCACTATGAAGATATCCGAGCAGGTGGACGCACTGGAGGTAATGGGGATTAACTCTACCTCCTACCTGGTACTGCCCAAAATTTTGGCGGCACTGCTCGTCTTCCCGATGCTGGTGATTATTGCCATGTTCCTGGGCCTGTTTGGAGGCTACATTGCCGGCACGGTTACCGGCGAACTCACCGCCCAGGAGTATATCTCCGGCATCCGCATTGACTTTATACCTTATAACGTAGTATTTGCCCTGATTAAGTCCTTTATTTTCGCTTTCCTGATCTCCTCCATCTCCTCTTTTAAAGGGTATTATACCACGGGCGGAGCCCTGGAAGTAGGTGCGGCCGGCACCTCTGCCGTTACCAACAGCGTAATTGCCGTGCTCATAGCCGACTTTATCAGTGCCCAATTACTGCTTTGA
- a CDS encoding ABC transporter ATP-binding protein has product MIEIHNIHKSFDGKVVLDGINGVFETGKTNLLLGASGTGKSVLLKCIVGLIKPDLGSVTFDGTYFTNNKLDIRQEIRRKIGMLFQGSALFDSMNVEENVEFPLMMLTDMSRKERMDRVNFCLQRVGLEGTNKKMPAELSGGMKKRVGIARAIAPNCTYLFCDEPNSGLDPLTALKIDRLIKEITEEYNITTIVVTHDMNSVIEIGDNIMFLYEGKKLWEGTSDNILDSDVPELNEFIFANRLMRDAKKVEEEEERQKAQ; this is encoded by the coding sequence ATGATTGAGATACATAACATACATAAGAGCTTTGATGGCAAAGTGGTGCTGGACGGCATTAACGGGGTTTTCGAAACCGGTAAAACCAACCTGCTGCTGGGCGCCAGCGGCACCGGTAAAAGCGTGCTGCTCAAGTGCATTGTGGGGCTGATTAAGCCGGATCTTGGCAGCGTAACGTTCGATGGCACCTACTTCACGAACAACAAGCTGGATATCCGCCAGGAAATACGGCGCAAGATCGGGATGCTGTTCCAGGGATCTGCCCTGTTCGATTCTATGAACGTGGAGGAGAACGTGGAATTCCCGCTGATGATGCTGACTGACATGAGCAGGAAAGAACGCATGGACCGCGTGAACTTTTGCCTGCAGCGGGTGGGCCTCGAAGGAACGAACAAAAAAATGCCGGCTGAGCTAAGCGGCGGCATGAAAAAGCGTGTGGGCATTGCCCGCGCCATCGCCCCGAACTGCACCTACCTCTTCTGCGACGAGCCGAACTCCGGCCTCGACCCGCTCACGGCCCTGAAGATAGACAGGCTGATCAAAGAGATTACTGAGGAGTATAACATCACGACCATAGTGGTAACTCACGACATGAACTCCGTGATTGAGATCGGCGATAATATTATGTTCCTCTACGAAGGCAAAAAGCTGTGGGAAGGCACCAGCGACAACATACTGGATTCTGACGTGCCGGAGCTGAACGAGTTTATTTTTGCCAACCGCCTGATGCGCGACGCGAAGAAAGTGGAAGAGGAAGAAGAACGGCAAAAGGCCCAATAG
- a CDS encoding NupC/NupG family nucleoside CNT transporter has protein sequence MFDILRGAGGLLVLVGIAILFSKNRKAIDWRLVGFGLFLQIFFGVLVTQVPLVADGFAFVSKLFVKLLSFSQSGAEFLFGNLANPAENGGLGFIFAFSVLPTIIFFSTVSAGLYYLGVLQKIVFGIAWIMSKGMRLSGAESLSAAGNIFLGQTEAPLLVRPFISRMTRSELMCLMTGGMATLAGGVLAAYVAFLGGSDPGQQAVFAAHLLTASVMNAPAGIVLAKILVPETEPEKINTELEVNEEQLGVNLVDALSRGAADGLRLAANVGGMLLAFIAVIALLNYILIKIGGVTGLNEFVVSSTNGQFNGFSFQYILGQIFRIFAFIMGVPWQDTLQVGSLLGQKTAINEFVAYLDLANMKAAGTLSDKALVMSTYALAGFSNFSSIAIQIGGIGSMAPNQQGNLSKMGFLALLGASLACMMTATVAGMLYVL, from the coding sequence ATGTTCGATATTCTTAGGGGTGCCGGCGGCCTGTTAGTTTTAGTAGGCATAGCTATTCTTTTCTCAAAAAACAGAAAAGCCATTGACTGGAGGCTGGTAGGCTTCGGGCTCTTCCTCCAGATCTTCTTCGGTGTGCTGGTAACGCAGGTGCCCCTAGTAGCAGACGGCTTTGCCTTTGTCAGTAAGCTGTTCGTAAAGCTGCTCAGCTTCTCCCAGTCCGGTGCCGAGTTCCTCTTCGGCAACCTGGCTAACCCGGCCGAAAATGGTGGCCTTGGCTTTATATTTGCCTTTTCGGTGCTGCCCACCATTATTTTCTTCTCTACCGTATCAGCTGGTTTATACTACCTGGGCGTGCTCCAGAAGATCGTTTTCGGTATAGCCTGGATCATGTCGAAGGGTATGCGCCTCTCAGGTGCAGAGAGTCTGTCTGCGGCGGGTAATATCTTCCTGGGCCAGACGGAGGCGCCGCTGCTGGTGCGCCCGTTCATTTCCCGTATGACCCGTTCGGAGCTGATGTGTCTGATGACCGGAGGTATGGCAACTCTGGCTGGCGGAGTGCTGGCGGCCTACGTGGCCTTTCTGGGCGGCAGCGACCCGGGCCAGCAGGCTGTTTTTGCGGCCCACTTGCTCACTGCCTCTGTCATGAACGCACCGGCCGGTATCGTGCTGGCCAAAATCCTGGTGCCGGAAACGGAGCCAGAAAAGATTAACACGGAGCTGGAGGTGAATGAAGAGCAACTAGGGGTGAACCTGGTGGATGCCCTGAGCCGCGGCGCGGCGGATGGCCTGAGGCTGGCTGCCAACGTAGGCGGTATGCTGCTTGCTTTTATCGCGGTTATAGCGCTGCTGAACTACATCCTGATCAAGATAGGGGGCGTAACCGGCCTGAATGAGTTTGTCGTGTCCTCCACCAACGGCCAGTTCAATGGTTTCTCCTTCCAGTATATCCTGGGACAGATCTTCCGGATCTTCGCTTTTATTATGGGCGTGCCCTGGCAGGATACCCTGCAGGTGGGTAGCCTTTTAGGGCAAAAAACTGCTATAAACGAGTTTGTGGCTTACCTGGACCTGGCTAATATGAAGGCTGCCGGCACCCTGAGCGACAAGGCACTGGTGATGTCTACCTATGCACTGGCGGGTTTCTCTAACTTCAGCTCTATCGCCATCCAGATTGGCGGCATTGGAAGTATGGCCCCGAATCAGCAGGGCAACCTGTCCAAAATGGGTTTCCTGGCCTTACTGGGCGCCTCGCTTGCCTGCATGATGACGGCGACGGTAGCTGGCATGTTGTATGTGCTTTAA
- a CDS encoding bifunctional nuclease family protein: protein MDKIQLEILGLSSSQSQTGSFALVLGEKEGNRRLPIIIGMFEAQSIAIQIEKINPNRPLTHDLFKSFAEELDVRVTEIMISDLKEGVFYSKIVCSNGKKEFELDARPSDAIAIGLRFGVPIYTVESVLSEAGIILSDLEEEDEDSEEMAVKSTSPAAGSGTSKESLSQTSVDELNKMLNDALEKEDYEKAAKIRDELNKRN, encoded by the coding sequence GTGGATAAAATTCAGTTAGAGATACTCGGCCTTTCCTCCAGCCAGTCGCAGACGGGATCGTTTGCATTGGTTTTGGGCGAGAAAGAGGGAAATAGGAGGCTGCCGATCATCATTGGCATGTTTGAGGCGCAGTCCATCGCCATTCAGATAGAGAAGATTAACCCTAACCGTCCGCTCACGCACGATTTATTCAAGTCGTTTGCCGAGGAGTTGGATGTGCGCGTAACAGAGATCATGATCTCAGACCTGAAGGAAGGGGTGTTCTACTCAAAGATTGTATGTTCGAACGGCAAGAAGGAGTTTGAGCTGGATGCCCGCCCTTCTGACGCCATTGCCATAGGCTTGCGCTTCGGTGTGCCTATCTATACGGTGGAGAGCGTGCTGTCGGAGGCTGGCATCATACTTAGCGACCTGGAAGAGGAGGATGAGGATAGCGAGGAAATGGCTGTCAAGAGCACTTCCCCGGCTGCCGGCTCTGGCACTTCCAAAGAGTCGCTGAGCCAAACCTCTGTGGATGAGCTGAACAAAATGCTGAACGATGCCCTTGAGAAAGAGGACTACGAAAAGGCCGCCAAAATACGAGACGAGCTGAATAAGCGTAACTGA